One window of Deltaproteobacteria bacterium genomic DNA carries:
- a CDS encoding acyl-CoA dehydrogenase family protein: protein MHLRFSDEDEAFRREVQAWLAANLTGAFAALRGRGGPGDEHAFVEERRAWERRLGAEGWIGIAWPREAGGRGLPLLQQVIWHEEYARAGGPGRLGHIGEGLLAPTVIAFGSEEQKRRFLPPIARGEELWCQGYSEPNAGSDLANVQTRARREGDEWVIDGQKVWTSWAQWSDWCFVVCRSEPGSQRHHGLSYLLVPMRQPGVEIRPIVQITGDSEFSEVFFDGARTAAGNVVGRPGEGWKVAMGTLAFERGASTLGQQLQFQNELDLVIAAARRNGADRDPLLRQRLAQAWMGLQIQRYNALRMLSRAERPELAREAMITKLFWASWHRRLGKLAMDVLGPEAEHADAPPYELSRLQRLFLFSRSDTIYAGSNQIQRNLIAERALGLPREAR from the coding sequence TTGCACCTCCGCTTCTCGGACGAGGACGAAGCCTTCCGCCGCGAGGTGCAGGCGTGGCTCGCCGCGAACCTGACGGGCGCGTTCGCCGCGCTGCGCGGCCGCGGCGGCCCGGGCGACGAGCACGCCTTCGTCGAGGAGCGGCGCGCCTGGGAGCGGCGGCTCGGCGCCGAGGGCTGGATCGGGATCGCCTGGCCGCGCGAGGCCGGCGGGCGCGGCCTGCCCCTGCTCCAGCAGGTGATCTGGCACGAGGAGTACGCGCGCGCCGGCGGGCCCGGCCGCCTCGGCCACATCGGCGAGGGGCTCCTCGCGCCGACCGTGATCGCCTTCGGCAGCGAGGAGCAGAAGCGCCGCTTCCTGCCGCCCATCGCGCGCGGCGAGGAGCTCTGGTGCCAGGGCTACTCGGAGCCCAACGCGGGCTCGGACCTCGCGAACGTGCAGACCCGCGCGCGGCGCGAGGGCGACGAGTGGGTGATCGACGGCCAGAAGGTCTGGACCTCGTGGGCGCAGTGGTCGGACTGGTGCTTCGTCGTGTGCCGCAGTGAGCCCGGCTCGCAGCGACACCACGGGCTGTCGTACCTGCTGGTGCCGATGCGGCAGCCCGGCGTCGAGATCCGCCCGATCGTGCAGATCACCGGCGACAGCGAGTTCAGCGAGGTGTTCTTCGACGGCGCGCGCACCGCGGCCGGGAACGTGGTCGGCCGGCCCGGCGAGGGCTGGAAGGTGGCGATGGGGACGCTCGCCTTCGAGCGCGGCGCCTCGACGCTCGGCCAGCAGCTCCAGTTCCAGAACGAGCTCGACCTGGTGATCGCCGCCGCGCGGCGCAACGGCGCCGACCGCGACCCGCTGCTCCGCCAGCGCCTCGCGCAGGCCTGGATGGGGCTCCAGATCCAGCGCTACAACGCCCTGCGCATGCTCTCGCGCGCCGAGCGCCCGGAGCTCGCGCGCGAGGCCATGATCACGAAGCTCTTCTGGGCGAGCTGGCACCGCCGGCTCGGCAAGCTCGCGATGGACGTGCTCGGCCCCGAGGCCGAGCACGCCGACGCGCCGCCCTACGAGCTCTCGCGCCTCCAGCGCCTGTTCCTCTTCAGCCGCTCCGACACGATCTACGCCGGCTCGAACCAGATCCAGCGCAACCTGATCGCGGAGCGCG
- a CDS encoding FadD3 family acyl-CoA ligase, which translates to MSDPSAEAALPFAARTIPGLAFEAADRFGDAVFLEDGPISVRFAAFADEMLRAARAFLAAGVAPGDRVAVWAPNLWEWVVAAAGLQAAGGVLVPLSTRLKGREAGFVLRKSRARLLVTLGGTFLGMDYVAALRGEELPALERIVALREPAAGAQPWPEFLATGDAVPAAEARARAEAVGPGDLSDLLFTSGTTGQPKGVMTAHEQNLRVMAVWSGVVGLRAGDRYLVVNPFFHSFGYKAGWLACLMRGATVLPHAVFDPAAVIGRLERERISVLPGPPSLYQALLAHPERAQADLSSLRVAVTGAAPVPVELIRRMREELHFRTVLTAYGLTESCGMVSICRPEDDAETISHSSGRAIPGIEVRCVDAEGKEVPRGQPGEVVVRGYNVMRGYVDEPEETAKAIDAGGWLHTGDVAVMDERGYLRITDRIKDMFIVGGFNCYPAEIENLMYGSGWFAAVAVAGVPDERMGEVGRAWVVPAPGRSFTPEEVIAWCRANMANYKAPRQVEIVAELPVNASGKVLKYVLRERAGGSRAPAG; encoded by the coding sequence GTGAGCGACCCGTCCGCCGAAGCCGCGCTGCCCTTCGCCGCCCGCACGATCCCGGGCCTGGCCTTCGAGGCGGCCGATCGCTTCGGCGACGCGGTCTTCCTCGAGGACGGCCCCATCTCGGTCCGCTTCGCCGCCTTCGCGGACGAGATGCTGCGGGCCGCGCGCGCCTTCCTCGCCGCCGGCGTGGCGCCGGGCGACCGGGTCGCCGTCTGGGCGCCCAACCTGTGGGAGTGGGTGGTGGCGGCGGCCGGCCTCCAGGCCGCCGGGGGGGTGCTCGTCCCCCTCAGCACCCGGCTCAAGGGGCGCGAGGCCGGCTTCGTCCTGCGCAAGAGCCGGGCGCGCCTGCTGGTCACGCTGGGCGGGACCTTCCTCGGCATGGACTACGTGGCCGCCCTGCGCGGCGAGGAGCTGCCGGCCCTCGAGCGGATCGTCGCGCTGCGCGAGCCGGCGGCGGGCGCGCAGCCGTGGCCGGAGTTCCTCGCGACGGGCGACGCCGTGCCCGCGGCCGAGGCGCGCGCGCGCGCAGAGGCCGTCGGCCCCGGCGATCTCTCGGACCTGCTCTTCACCTCCGGCACCACCGGCCAGCCGAAGGGCGTCATGACCGCGCACGAGCAGAACCTGCGCGTGATGGCGGTCTGGAGCGGCGTGGTCGGCCTGCGCGCCGGCGACCGCTACCTGGTGGTGAACCCCTTCTTCCACTCCTTCGGCTACAAGGCGGGCTGGCTCGCCTGCCTGATGCGCGGCGCCACCGTGCTGCCCCATGCCGTCTTCGACCCCGCGGCGGTGATCGGGCGCCTCGAGCGCGAGCGGATCTCGGTGCTGCCCGGCCCGCCGTCGCTCTACCAGGCGCTCCTCGCCCACCCGGAGCGCGCGCAGGCCGATCTCTCGTCGCTGCGGGTCGCCGTCACCGGCGCCGCCCCCGTCCCGGTCGAGCTGATCCGCCGCATGCGCGAGGAGCTGCACTTCCGCACCGTGCTCACCGCCTACGGGCTCACCGAGTCCTGCGGCATGGTCTCGATCTGCCGCCCCGAGGACGACGCCGAGACGATCTCGCACAGCTCCGGCCGCGCGATCCCCGGCATCGAGGTGCGCTGCGTCGACGCCGAGGGCAAGGAGGTGCCGCGCGGCCAGCCGGGCGAGGTCGTGGTGCGCGGCTACAACGTGATGCGGGGCTACGTCGACGAGCCCGAGGAGACCGCGAAGGCGATCGACGCCGGCGGCTGGCTCCACACCGGCGACGTCGCGGTGATGGACGAGCGCGGCTACCTGCGCATCACGGACCGGATCAAGGACATGTTCATCGTGGGCGGCTTCAACTGCTACCCGGCCGAGATCGAGAACCTGATGTACGGGAGCGGCTGGTTCGCGGCGGTGGCGGTGGCGGGCGTGCCGGACGAGCGGATGGGCGAGGTGGGCCGTGCCTGGGTCGTGCCCGCGCCGGGCCGCAGCTTCACGCCCGAGGAGGTGATCGCCTGGTGCCGCGCCAACATGGCGAACTACAAGGCGCCGCGGCAGGTCGAGATCGTGGCCGAGCTGCCGGTGAACGCGTCGGGCAAGGTGCTGAAGTACGTGCTGCGCGAGCGGGCCGGGGGATCCCGGGCGCCGGCCGGCTAG
- a CDS encoding TetR/AcrR family transcriptional regulator — translation MAANAQHGAPSGSNAGRPRSEEAHQAILRATLELLGEVGFSGLTVEGVASRAGVGKATIYRRWPSKLPLVVEAFHELPQLEDADTGNLAEDLRVMLRSYLHLFNETPLAAVLPSLAGERRHNAELSELLDPVLRQRRRPLAAALERAQKRGELPASLDLDLAADMIVGPIAVRLFFTGRKIQPKLVDPMVELALDGVRRFGGGR, via the coding sequence GTGGCAGCGAATGCCCAGCACGGCGCCCCGAGCGGCTCGAACGCCGGACGGCCTCGCAGCGAGGAGGCCCACCAGGCGATCCTGCGAGCCACGCTCGAGCTGCTCGGCGAGGTCGGCTTCTCGGGGCTCACCGTCGAGGGGGTGGCCTCGCGCGCCGGCGTCGGGAAGGCCACGATCTACCGGCGCTGGCCTTCCAAGCTCCCGCTCGTCGTCGAGGCCTTCCACGAGCTGCCGCAGCTCGAGGACGCCGACACCGGCAACCTTGCCGAGGACCTGCGGGTCATGCTGCGCAGCTACCTGCACCTCTTCAACGAGACGCCGCTCGCGGCCGTGCTCCCGAGCCTCGCCGGCGAGCGCCGCCACAACGCCGAGCTCTCGGAGCTGCTCGACCCGGTCCTGCGCCAGCGGCGCCGCCCGCTGGCCGCGGCGCTCGAACGCGCCCAGAAGCGTGGCGAGCTGCCTGCGAGCCTCGACCTCGACCTGGCCGCCGACATGATCGTCGGCCCGATCGCGGTGCGGCTCTTCTTCACGGGCCGCAAGATCCAGCCGAAGCTCGTGGACCCGATGGTGGAGCTGGCGCTCGACGGGGTGCGGCGCTTCGGCGGCGGGCGCTAG
- a CDS encoding sulfotransferase, whose protein sequence is MAREGMQAAEEAMLEAARDATGLDDFGAGPWRTHFRTLLRAYDEESRLTEAGRAMVQGEIGGALAARLACEAAWKADPSLLRHEIRRPLFVLGLPRSGTTALHWLLAQDPANQVLEYWLAAAPRPRPPRATWEALPAYQAAVGVLQWVYETDPDLRAIHWMEAGGPEECRHLFVQSFLDHTFDSNATIPGYTRYFEAQDMRPAYARHRDVLKLVGSTSPERRWVLKYPAHLRELDVLLETYPDACIVQTHRDPARVLPSVCSLVTGWRRLYEGSADPEAIGAWQVELYAGMIEKAMAVRARSSPAQFFDLSFAELVTDPVAAIARMYAHFGFAWDPEAERRLRAWHETNPQHKHGGHHYTAEAFGLSEGAIAERFARYTERFQVPREPARG, encoded by the coding sequence GTGGCCCGCGAGGGCATGCAGGCCGCCGAGGAGGCGATGCTCGAGGCCGCGCGCGACGCGACCGGCCTCGACGACTTCGGCGCCGGCCCCTGGCGCACCCACTTCCGCACCCTCCTGCGCGCCTACGACGAGGAGTCGCGCCTGACCGAGGCGGGTCGCGCGATGGTGCAGGGCGAGATCGGCGGCGCGCTCGCGGCGCGGCTCGCCTGCGAGGCGGCCTGGAAGGCCGATCCCTCCCTGCTGCGGCACGAGATCCGCCGCCCGCTCTTCGTCCTGGGGCTCCCGCGCAGCGGCACGACCGCGCTCCACTGGCTGCTCGCCCAGGACCCCGCGAACCAGGTGCTCGAGTACTGGCTCGCGGCGGCGCCGCGCCCGCGCCCGCCGCGGGCCACCTGGGAGGCGCTGCCCGCCTACCAGGCCGCCGTCGGCGTGCTCCAGTGGGTCTACGAGACCGACCCCGACCTGCGGGCGATCCACTGGATGGAGGCCGGCGGCCCCGAGGAGTGCCGCCACCTCTTCGTGCAGTCCTTCCTCGACCACACCTTCGACTCGAACGCGACGATCCCGGGCTACACCCGCTACTTCGAGGCCCAGGACATGCGCCCGGCCTACGCCCGCCACCGCGACGTCCTGAAGCTGGTCGGCTCGACCTCGCCCGAGCGGCGCTGGGTGCTCAAGTACCCCGCCCACCTGCGCGAGCTCGACGTGCTGCTCGAGACCTACCCCGACGCCTGCATCGTGCAGACCCACCGCGACCCGGCGCGGGTGCTGCCCTCGGTGTGCTCGCTGGTGACCGGCTGGCGCCGCCTCTACGAGGGCAGCGCGGACCCGGAGGCGATCGGCGCCTGGCAGGTCGAGCTCTACGCCGGGATGATCGAGAAGGCGATGGCCGTGCGCGCGCGCAGCAGCCCCGCGCAGTTCTTCGATCTCTCCTTCGCGGAGCTCGTGACGGACCCGGTCGCCGCGATCGCGCGCATGTACGCGCACTTCGGCTTTGCGTGGGATCCCGAAGCCGAGCGCCGCCTGCGCGCCTGGCACGAGACCAACCCCCAGCACAAGCACGGCGGCCACCACTACACGGCCGAGGCCTTCGGGCTCTCGGAAGGCGCGATCGCCGAGCGCTTCGCGCGCTACACCGAACGCTTCCAGGTGCCGCGGGAGCCCGCGCGCGGGTAG
- a CDS encoding MFS transporter, producing the protein MGARSLYFDRRMLAIGLMGFASGLPLPLTAGTLLYWLRLEGIDRTQIGLFALVGLPYALKFLWAPAVDELRLPWLGARLGQRRSWVIVSQLALAGAFLGLGATDPGADPFATARWALLVAFLSATQDVAVDAYRVEVLAEREQGAGAAATQAGYRGGLLASGAGALALSDHAPFSLVFTALAALLALGAFGVAIGPEPPLARGRAAGTPIAERLRRSVLEPLLDLARRPQFAAIVAFAVLYKFGDAIAGVMASPFYVDLGFTGTEVASASQVPGLAANVAGVFAGGWLVARLGVLRALVWGGIAQAVTNLLFAALALAGKDVALLVTAVSADQFAGGLASSAFVAFLSALCSPGAAATQYALLTSLMAVGRTGLSAGGGWLADQLGWPAFFASTTLLAAPGLLLLWWLASRRAAGRPG; encoded by the coding sequence GTGGGGGCGCGCTCTCTCTACTTCGACCGCCGCATGCTCGCGATCGGCCTGATGGGCTTCGCGAGCGGCCTCCCGCTGCCGCTCACGGCGGGCACGCTCCTGTACTGGCTGCGCCTCGAGGGGATCGACCGGACCCAGATCGGGCTCTTCGCGCTGGTGGGGCTGCCCTACGCGCTGAAGTTCCTGTGGGCGCCGGCGGTGGACGAGCTGCGCCTGCCGTGGCTCGGCGCGCGGCTCGGGCAGCGGCGGAGCTGGGTGATCGTGAGCCAGCTCGCGCTCGCCGGGGCGTTCCTGGGCCTCGGCGCCACCGATCCGGGCGCCGATCCCTTCGCGACGGCGCGCTGGGCGCTCCTGGTCGCGTTCCTCTCCGCCACCCAGGACGTCGCGGTCGACGCCTACCGCGTGGAGGTGCTCGCGGAGCGCGAGCAGGGTGCCGGTGCGGCCGCCACCCAGGCGGGCTACCGCGGGGGGCTCCTCGCCTCGGGCGCCGGCGCGCTCGCGCTCTCGGACCACGCGCCCTTCTCGCTGGTGTTCACGGCGCTCGCGGCGCTGCTCGCGCTCGGGGCGTTCGGTGTCGCGATCGGGCCCGAGCCCCCGCTGGCGCGCGGGCGCGCCGCCGGGACGCCGATCGCGGAGCGCCTGCGCCGCTCGGTCCTCGAGCCGTTGCTCGACCTCGCGCGCCGCCCGCAGTTCGCGGCGATCGTCGCCTTCGCGGTGCTCTACAAGTTCGGCGACGCGATCGCCGGCGTGATGGCGAGCCCCTTCTACGTCGACCTCGGCTTCACGGGGACCGAGGTTGCGAGCGCGAGCCAGGTGCCGGGCCTCGCGGCAAACGTCGCGGGCGTCTTCGCGGGCGGCTGGCTGGTGGCGCGCCTGGGCGTCCTGCGGGCGCTCGTCTGGGGCGGCATCGCGCAGGCCGTCACCAACCTGCTCTTCGCGGCGCTCGCCCTGGCGGGCAAGGACGTGGCGCTCCTCGTCACGGCGGTGAGCGCCGACCAGTTCGCGGGCGGGCTCGCCTCCTCCGCCTTCGTGGCGTTCCTGTCCGCGCTCTGCAGCCCCGGCGCGGCCGCCACGCAGTACGCGCTCCTCACCTCGCTGATGGCGGTCGGCCGGACCGGCCTCTCGGCGGGCGGCGGCTGGCTCGCCGACCAGCTCGGCTGGCCGGCCTTCTTCGCCTCGACGACGCTGCTCGCCGCGCCCGGCCTGCTGCTGCTCTGGTGGCTCGCCAGCCGGCGCGCCGCCGGACGCCCGGGCTAG
- a CDS encoding DUF1214 domain-containing protein has translation MPDHDADARVLSGEAWRDFCRALERAGEAILRPGSPRDAFDRAEGFRYLSRLTRVALESYLEFADPLFPVLRRPAHETVKIGADNPDNHYQSAAVSGAHAYRLAGTRNTVHYLGFGTYAGGYGSAGRRGQTGYLDARELKLGPGGSFTVTLSCQRPADGGNWLPMEPDSSSLIVRQTFQDRAHERIADLTLERIGARGGPAPLTPAFLDRGLQAAAAYVHGTASLFADWAEGFAKRPNELPRFDPAVAAAAHGDPNIVYYHGYWELAPGEALLVGFTPPRCEYWNFQLNNHWMESLDYRYHRIAVNHHGARPEPDGSLRLVIADRDPGFGNWLDTAGHRRGTMCLRWVGAATHPDPATRVIRLEEGRA, from the coding sequence ATGCCCGATCACGACGCCGACGCGCGCGTCCTCTCCGGCGAGGCCTGGCGCGACTTCTGCCGCGCCCTCGAGCGCGCGGGCGAGGCGATCCTGCGCCCCGGCTCGCCGCGCGACGCCTTCGATCGCGCCGAGGGCTTCCGCTACCTGAGCCGGCTGACGCGCGTCGCCCTCGAGTCCTACCTGGAGTTCGCCGACCCGCTCTTCCCGGTGCTGCGGCGCCCGGCGCACGAGACCGTGAAGATCGGCGCCGACAACCCGGACAACCACTACCAGAGCGCCGCGGTGAGCGGCGCGCACGCGTACCGCCTGGCCGGCACGCGCAACACGGTCCACTACCTGGGCTTCGGCACCTACGCCGGGGGCTACGGCTCCGCAGGCCGCCGCGGCCAGACCGGCTATCTCGATGCCCGCGAGCTGAAGCTGGGCCCCGGCGGGAGCTTCACGGTGACGCTCTCCTGCCAGCGTCCTGCCGACGGCGGCAACTGGCTGCCGATGGAGCCCGACAGCTCCTCGCTGATCGTGCGCCAGACCTTCCAGGACCGCGCGCACGAGCGCATCGCGGACCTGACGCTCGAGCGGATCGGCGCGCGCGGCGGGCCGGCCCCGCTCACGCCCGCCTTCCTCGACCGCGGCCTCCAGGCGGCCGCCGCCTACGTCCACGGCACCGCGTCGCTCTTCGCCGACTGGGCCGAGGGCTTCGCGAAGCGGCCGAACGAGCTGCCGCGCTTCGACCCGGCCGTCGCGGCCGCCGCCCACGGCGACCCGAACATCGTCTACTACCACGGCTACTGGGAGCTCGCGCCCGGCGAGGCGCTGCTCGTCGGCTTCACGCCGCCGCGCTGCGAGTACTGGAACTTCCAGCTCAACAACCACTGGATGGAGTCGCTCGACTACCGCTACCACCGGATCGCGGTGAACCATCACGGCGCCCGCCCCGAGCCCGACGGCTCGCTGCGGCTCGTGATCGCCGACCGCGACCCGGGCTTCGGCAACTGGCTCGACACCGCCGGCCACCGGCGCGGCACGATGTGCCTGCGCTGGGTCGGCGCCGCGACGCACCCGGATCCCGCGACGCGCGTGATCCGGCTCGAGGAGGGACGCGCGTGA
- a CDS encoding nuclear transport factor 2 family protein encodes MAEAAEEHPASEHPARRAARRSMEAVHRKDKRAWLDNFAPDAIVEDPVGPSGFDPEGRGHRGHAAIEAFWERWIGPNRVLFDMRESYAGGLEVANVGTITTVLPNGAAMVVNGVFTYRVDASGKVVALRAFWEPPRLKAIAPPAA; translated from the coding sequence ATGGCGGAGGCGGCGGAGGAGCATCCGGCGAGCGAGCACCCGGCCCGGCGGGCGGCGCGGCGCTCGATGGAGGCGGTGCACCGCAAGGACAAGCGGGCGTGGCTCGACAACTTCGCGCCCGACGCGATCGTCGAGGACCCGGTCGGACCCTCGGGCTTCGATCCCGAGGGCCGCGGCCACCGCGGGCACGCCGCGATCGAGGCGTTCTGGGAGCGCTGGATCGGGCCGAACCGGGTGCTCTTCGACATGCGCGAGTCCTATGCGGGTGGCCTCGAGGTCGCGAACGTCGGGACGATCACGACCGTGCTGCCGAACGGCGCGGCGATGGTCGTGAACGGCGTCTTCACCTATCGCGTGGACGCGTCGGGCAAGGTGGTGGCGCTGCGCGCCTTCTGGGAGCCGCCGCGCCTCAAGGCGATCGCGCCGCCCGCCGCCTGA
- a CDS encoding alpha-L-fucosidase: MASFDPNPAALRRHPVPAWFEDAKLGIFVHWGLSCVPAFAPRAGTVPELLRTRYDELQALSPYAEWYENALRIPGSPAARHHAAVFGGAPYERFREPFEAMLARWDPAPWAALFAAAGARYVVQVTKHHDGYCLWPSAVRNPRRPGWHAPRDVVGELAAAVRARGLRFGVYYSGGLDWSFEPRPIRTAADGLAAVPLDPAYERYADAQVRELVERLRPSVLWNDIAWPPHAGRLWRLLADYYAAVGEGVVNDRFGPAPRWLVRALRQPPLRAAADALLRRIVRRPGYQMIPPLPPVADFRTPEYAHVAEASRKKWEATRGIGHSFGMNDQEDEANLIDPDELVRSFVDVVAKNGNLLLNVGPTRDGEIHPRERRRLEALGAWLAASGEAVYGTRPWQRAEGTSACGVALRFTARGGTVYATLLDTPEGAELRLRDFAPPAARVELLGHGPLRFRREGADLLVAWPREAPARAAHALACRPA, translated from the coding sequence GTGGCCAGCTTCGATCCGAACCCCGCGGCGCTGCGGCGCCACCCCGTTCCCGCCTGGTTCGAGGACGCGAAGCTCGGGATCTTCGTACACTGGGGGCTGTCGTGCGTGCCCGCCTTCGCGCCCCGCGCGGGCACGGTCCCCGAGCTCCTGCGCACCCGCTACGACGAGCTCCAGGCGCTCTCGCCCTATGCCGAGTGGTACGAGAACGCGCTGCGCATCCCGGGCAGCCCGGCCGCGCGCCATCACGCGGCGGTCTTCGGCGGCGCGCCCTACGAGCGCTTCCGCGAGCCCTTCGAGGCGATGCTGGCGCGCTGGGACCCGGCGCCCTGGGCGGCGCTCTTCGCGGCGGCCGGGGCGCGCTACGTCGTCCAGGTCACCAAGCACCACGACGGCTACTGCCTGTGGCCGAGCGCGGTGCGCAACCCGCGCCGCCCCGGCTGGCACGCGCCGCGCGACGTGGTGGGCGAGCTCGCCGCCGCCGTGCGCGCGCGCGGCCTGCGCTTCGGCGTCTACTACTCGGGGGGGCTCGACTGGAGCTTCGAGCCGCGTCCGATCCGCACCGCCGCCGACGGCCTCGCGGCCGTCCCCCTCGACCCCGCCTACGAGCGCTACGCCGACGCCCAGGTGCGCGAGCTCGTCGAACGGCTGCGCCCGAGCGTGCTGTGGAACGACATCGCCTGGCCGCCCCACGCGGGCCGCCTCTGGCGCCTGCTCGCCGACTACTACGCGGCCGTCGGCGAGGGCGTGGTGAACGACCGCTTCGGGCCCGCGCCGCGCTGGCTCGTGCGCGCCCTGCGCCAGCCGCCCCTGCGAGCCGCCGCCGACGCGTTGCTGCGTCGCATCGTCCGCCGGCCCGGCTACCAGATGATCCCGCCGCTCCCGCCCGTTGCCGACTTCCGGACGCCCGAGTACGCGCACGTGGCCGAGGCGAGCCGCAAGAAGTGGGAGGCGACCCGCGGCATCGGCCACAGCTTCGGCATGAACGACCAGGAGGACGAGGCGAACCTCATCGACCCCGACGAGCTCGTGCGGAGCTTCGTCGACGTCGTGGCGAAGAACGGCAACCTGCTCCTGAACGTGGGCCCCACGCGCGACGGCGAGATCCACCCGCGCGAGCGCCGGCGCCTCGAGGCCCTCGGCGCCTGGCTCGCCGCGAGCGGCGAGGCCGTCTACGGCACGCGCCCGTGGCAGCGCGCGGAGGGCACGAGCGCCTGCGGCGTGGCGCTGCGCTTCACGGCCCGGGGCGGCACCGTGTACGCGACGCTCCTCGATACGCCGGAGGGGGCGGAGCTGCGGCTGCGCGACTTCGCGCCGCCGGCGGCACGGGTCGAGCTGCTCGGTCACGGCCCGCTGCGCTTCCGCCGCGAAGGCGCGGACCTGCTCGTTGCCTGGCCGCGAGAGGCACCCGCCCGCGCCGCGCATGCGCTCGCGTGCCGGCCGGCCTGA
- a CDS encoding LLM class F420-dependent oxidoreductase, translated as MKLGLQLGYWMTPPDPGDKAGVAIAQEAERLGFDSVWTAEAYGSDCFSPLCWIGAHTSRIRLGTAVMQLSARSPASAAMTAMTIDHLSGGRLVLGVGVSGPQVVEGWYGQPFPRPLERTREWVELFRRMIARQEPVAFQGRHYQLPIAGGTGLGKPLKLINAPLRDTIPVYIGAEGPKNVAQTLEIADGWLPLFFSPYRTELYREALAKRKPGFEIACTVTTIVTPDVRAGLGFVKTSLGFYLGGMGAREKNFHLDLARRLGWGPEAEKVQELFLAGRRAEAFAAVPEEMADEISLVGPPERIRERLQVWSASPVTTLMITAREPATLRLFADALR; from the coding sequence ATGAAGCTCGGCCTGCAGCTCGGCTACTGGATGACCCCGCCCGACCCCGGCGACAAGGCAGGGGTCGCGATCGCGCAGGAGGCCGAGCGGCTCGGCTTCGACTCGGTGTGGACCGCCGAGGCCTACGGCTCCGACTGCTTCTCGCCGCTGTGCTGGATCGGCGCGCACACCTCGCGCATCCGGCTCGGCACCGCGGTCATGCAGCTCTCCGCGCGCAGCCCCGCCTCGGCCGCGATGACCGCGATGACGATCGACCACCTCTCGGGCGGGCGGCTCGTCCTGGGCGTCGGCGTCTCGGGCCCGCAGGTCGTGGAGGGCTGGTACGGCCAGCCCTTCCCGCGCCCGCTCGAGCGCACCCGCGAGTGGGTGGAGCTCTTCCGCCGGATGATCGCGCGCCAGGAGCCCGTGGCCTTCCAGGGCCGCCACTACCAGCTCCCGATCGCGGGCGGCACCGGGCTCGGCAAGCCGCTCAAGCTGATCAACGCGCCGCTGCGCGACACGATCCCCGTGTACATCGGGGCCGAGGGGCCGAAGAACGTCGCGCAGACGCTCGAGATCGCGGACGGCTGGCTGCCGCTCTTCTTCTCGCCCTACCGGACGGAGCTCTACCGCGAGGCCCTCGCGAAGCGCAAGCCGGGCTTCGAGATCGCCTGCACGGTCACCACGATCGTGACCCCCGACGTCCGGGCGGGCCTCGGCTTCGTGAAGACCTCGCTCGGCTTCTACCTGGGCGGGATGGGAGCCCGGGAGAAGAACTTCCACCTCGACCTGGCGCGCCGGCTCGGCTGGGGGCCCGAGGCGGAGAAGGTGCAGGAGCTCTTCCTGGCCGGCCGCCGCGCGGAAGCCTTCGCGGCGGTGCCCGAGGAGATGGCGGACGAGATCTCGCTCGTGGGCCCGCCCGAGCGGATCCGCGAGCGCCTGCAGGTGTGGAGCGCGAGCCCGGTGACGACGCTCATGATCACGGCACGCGAGCCCGCCACGCTCCGGCTCTTCGCCGACGCGCTTCGCTGA
- a CDS encoding enoyl-CoA hydratase/isomerase family protein, with protein sequence MDGAPVLCEADGGVATITLNRPANRNSMTPDVMAAFRAAVAAAAADRTLRAVVITGRGTSFCAGADFRSASPLPGDAPEPASLAPYERLYATYEPFLDVFDLPMPVVAAMNGHAVGGGFGLALVCDLRVANREARYGANFARLGFHSGMAISHLLPRIVGVPLAADLLFTGRLVSGAEAAAIGLVHEAVAPEEVLATAQAKARAIAACAPEAVRLMKRSLYQGAGWDPRTAARAEAFAQAATMGSEDAREGIRALLEKREPRFTGR encoded by the coding sequence ATGGACGGCGCACCGGTCCTCTGCGAGGCCGACGGCGGCGTGGCGACGATCACGCTGAACCGGCCGGCGAACCGCAACAGCATGACCCCGGACGTGATGGCGGCGTTCCGGGCGGCCGTCGCGGCCGCGGCGGCGGACCGCACCCTGCGCGCCGTGGTGATCACGGGCCGCGGCACGAGCTTCTGCGCGGGGGCCGACTTCCGCAGCGCCTCGCCGTTGCCCGGCGACGCTCCGGAGCCGGCGTCGCTCGCGCCCTACGAGCGCCTCTACGCCACCTACGAGCCCTTCCTCGACGTCTTCGACCTGCCGATGCCGGTGGTGGCCGCCATGAACGGACATGCCGTGGGCGGCGGCTTCGGCCTGGCCCTGGTCTGCGACCTGCGCGTCGCGAACCGCGAGGCGCGCTACGGCGCCAACTTCGCGCGCCTGGGCTTCCACTCGGGCATGGCGATCAGCCATCTCCTGCCGCGCATCGTCGGCGTGCCGCTCGCCGCCGACCTGCTCTTCACCGGCCGGCTCGTCTCGGGCGCCGAGGCCGCCGCCATCGGCCTCGTACACGAGGCGGTGGCGCCTGAGGAGGTGCTCGCGACGGCGCAGGCGAAGGCGCGCGCGATCGCCGCCTGCGCGCCCGAGGCGGTGCGGCTCATGAAGCGCTCGCTCTACCAGGGCGCCGGCTGGGATCCGCGCACGGCGGCGCGCGCGGAGGCCTTCGCGCAGGCCGCCACCATGGGCAGCGAGGACGCCCGCGAGGGCATCCGCGCGCTGCTCGAGAAGCGCGAGCCCCGGTTCACCGGGCGCTGA